The following are from one region of the Segatella oris genome:
- a CDS encoding DUF2931 family protein, producing MAIACNNKQDMSTRTTFPWVANVTAPRNYPVEVKYGFVGFGQGQKYPIMSSFANAGIGISKGEVSFADLDGEGLAMPNRLEVLWLSYTERKFYKADIAFSEKLQARILSLFQEGYENEQKHENYSCFLVTLLPGGKIWLYLNGIARYSLVCDTLQSDAIDMSLGDFAKDALLVDSTVEDYCKGNLNKEQVVNLKENGVPYELWSKYQERFNYDIEFEFEDNLCKIDSFHFAKHFINGEFNYACDGVKVGEQSRPKQLYLKWNVADTTYTGEFFFDEQEVLDMFSKGFSHKTANVRGKFMVKVSKYNNRFDIYLQVGDNKYYLKNCQIDVFKVTPENEKDDDHLFYWNYEGEEVRKYIGA from the coding sequence ATGGCTATAGCCTGTAATAACAAACAAGATATGAGCACAAGAACAACATTTCCATGGGTTGCCAATGTCACAGCGCCCCGCAATTATCCGGTAGAAGTGAAATATGGCTTTGTGGGGTTTGGCCAAGGGCAGAAGTATCCCATTATGAGTTCTTTTGCCAATGCAGGGATAGGAATAAGTAAAGGTGAAGTAAGTTTCGCAGACTTGGATGGTGAGGGGCTTGCTATGCCTAATCGTTTAGAAGTTTTGTGGCTATCATATACAGAACGTAAATTTTACAAGGCAGACATAGCCTTTTCTGAAAAACTTCAGGCAAGAATTCTTAGTTTATTCCAAGAGGGGTATGAAAATGAACAAAAGCATGAAAACTACTCTTGTTTCCTTGTCACTTTGCTTCCGGGAGGGAAAATATGGTTATATTTGAATGGCATTGCAAGATATAGTTTGGTGTGTGATACTTTGCAATCAGATGCTATAGATATGTCGCTTGGCGATTTTGCCAAAGACGCACTTCTCGTTGATAGCACTGTTGAAGACTATTGCAAAGGAAATCTGAATAAGGAACAGGTTGTCAATCTCAAGGAAAATGGTGTTCCTTATGAACTTTGGAGCAAGTATCAGGAACGCTTTAATTATGATATTGAATTCGAATTTGAAGATAATCTCTGCAAGATAGATAGTTTTCATTTTGCTAAACACTTCATAAATGGAGAGTTCAATTATGCTTGCGATGGTGTAAAAGTAGGAGAACAGTCTCGCCCCAAGCAACTCTATTTGAAATGGAATGTTGCAGATACAACTTATACGGGCGAGTTTTTCTTTGACGAGCAAGAAGTGTTGGACATGTTCTCCAAAGGCTTTAGCCATAAGACAGCGAATGTAAGAGGGAAATTTATGGTAAAAGTAAGCAAATATAATAATCGGTTTGATATCTATTTGCAAGTGGGAGACAATAAGTATTATTTAAAGAATTGTCAAATAGATGTTTTTAAGGTTACACCTGAGAATGAAAAAGATGACGACCACTTATTCTATTGGAATTATGAAGGCGAAGAGGTTCGGAAATATATAGGAGCATAG
- a CDS encoding phospholipase effector Tle1 domain-containing protein produces MKEIYTNRKCGIELPDKNPNKRPNDSIDITIGVFFDGTGNNKYNVYFNQRAKEQFKKGYEAYMDKKGQKKYKPSKGYDSYKSGCSNVAILWEMYDTSIPYQEKVYIEGPGTEAPVGGSRYFDEEEGLSSSGKGDSVVIGEGLGMGDTGIDAKVDRAFKVIEDKVLSIYNNMNKKIIKSITFDVFGFSRGATESRIFARKIFVKNNLLSKKLKSCNINRANEIEYYINFLGLFDTVASHKTRVLYDSSKDESLYIPQNVSMVVHLVAADDYRCYFPLTTVSSAYEKEKKCIEYALPGAHSDIGGGYADAEKEILYMGSKFPSQKTIHDKDSKDFRGYISLTDLRDRQWISVSDYNKAIEYYIKKPMSLDAPCRNVKNHYARIPLKIMHQVAVDNDLDFRVTDGTKKYQEIPPEDKELIHVARFLMGEFFASRKIYRINVKDWVDERGKEYKMGIDFTYGRWTDKLLKSIRRCFLHLSAEDSISNPATSTGRRVIIQG; encoded by the coding sequence ATGAAAGAAATATATACAAATAGGAAGTGTGGCATTGAACTTCCCGATAAGAATCCTAATAAAAGGCCCAATGATTCCATAGATATTACCATCGGTGTGTTTTTTGATGGAACAGGTAACAATAAATATAATGTGTACTTCAACCAAAGAGCAAAGGAACAGTTCAAAAAGGGTTATGAAGCGTATATGGATAAAAAGGGGCAGAAGAAATATAAACCATCTAAAGGTTATGATAGCTATAAAAGTGGGTGTTCTAATGTTGCTATATTGTGGGAAATGTATGATACGAGTATCCCATATCAAGAAAAGGTTTATATAGAAGGACCGGGAACGGAAGCTCCCGTAGGAGGTAGTCGCTATTTTGATGAGGAAGAAGGACTATCGTCATCGGGGAAAGGCGATAGTGTTGTGATTGGAGAAGGACTTGGAATGGGAGATACTGGCATTGATGCGAAAGTAGATAGAGCTTTCAAAGTAATTGAGGATAAGGTGTTGTCCATATATAATAATATGAACAAGAAAATTATTAAAAGTATCACGTTTGATGTTTTCGGATTTAGCCGCGGAGCAACAGAAAGTCGTATTTTTGCAAGAAAGATTTTTGTAAAGAATAACCTCTTGTCAAAAAAACTAAAATCTTGCAATATAAATAGAGCTAATGAAATTGAATATTATATTAATTTTTTAGGCTTGTTTGATACGGTGGCGTCCCATAAAACAAGGGTTCTATATGATAGTAGTAAAGACGAAAGTTTATATATTCCTCAAAATGTATCAATGGTTGTTCATTTGGTTGCAGCAGATGATTATCGATGCTATTTCCCTTTGACAACAGTTAGTTCAGCATATGAAAAGGAGAAGAAGTGTATTGAATATGCATTACCGGGAGCCCATAGTGACATTGGTGGTGGGTATGCAGATGCAGAGAAAGAAATCTTGTATATGGGAAGCAAATTCCCTTCGCAAAAGACTATTCATGATAAAGATAGTAAAGATTTCAGAGGCTATATATCTTTAACAGATTTACGGGATAGACAGTGGATATCAGTTTCTGATTATAATAAAGCTATAGAATACTATATAAAAAAGCCAATGAGTTTAGATGCTCCCTGCCGTAATGTCAAGAATCATTATGCTCGAATACCATTGAAAATTATGCATCAAGTAGCCGTGGACAATGATCTTGATTTTAGAGTGACGGATGGAACGAAGAAGTATCAAGAGATACCTCCTGAGGATAAAGAATTGATACATGTTGCAAGATTTTTGATGGGTGAATTTTTTGCATCACGAAAAATCTATAGGATAAACGTTAAAGATTGGGTGGATGAGAGAGGTAAGGAGTATAAGATGGGAATAGATTTTACTTATGGACGCTGGACTGACAAACTCCTAAAATCGATAAGAAGGTGTTTTCTGCACTTATCTGCAGAAGATTCTATTTCTAACCCTGCAACGAGTACAGGAAGACGTGTCATCATACAAGGATAG
- a CDS encoding PAAR-like protein codes for MKDEYIVNRAICQCKFGSTPGFLKVTDNQAICMNGKLAATDKTLGNVFEGAGFTMCKKSWPPKPCVPAFVSWAGAYDGVSINGSSPLLGTSKGTCVMGCTDCISFQTSGQIPIPSERQVMKSAMALRNDINPLAVDEPSIVTYHIYWDGRIEKHIPKAIQKGYEDKYKYVYHKK; via the coding sequence ATGAAAGATGAATATATTGTAAACAGGGCAATATGCCAATGCAAGTTCGGCTCCACACCTGGCTTTCTGAAGGTGACAGACAATCAGGCCATTTGCATGAATGGCAAGCTGGCAGCTACAGACAAGACATTAGGCAATGTTTTTGAAGGTGCAGGCTTCACGATGTGTAAAAAGTCGTGGCCGCCTAAGCCATGTGTCCCAGCCTTTGTCAGTTGGGCGGGGGCGTATGACGGTGTTTCCATCAACGGCTCATCTCCATTACTGGGGACAAGCAAGGGGACATGTGTCATGGGCTGTACAGATTGTATCAGTTTCCAAACCTCTGGACAAATACCCATTCCCAGCGAGCGACAAGTAATGAAATCTGCAATGGCACTGCGAAATGACATCAATCCGCTGGCTGTAGATGAACCTAGTATCGTGACCTATCATATCTATTGGGATGGAAGAATAGAAAAACATATTCCGAAAGCGATACAGAAAGGATATGAGGATAAATACAAGTATGTATACCATAAAAAGTAG